Part of the Sorghum bicolor cultivar BTx623 chromosome 1, Sorghum_bicolor_NCBIv3, whole genome shotgun sequence genome, agtagttgttggagatgctctaaccaaGCAAAGATCTTACATTTTTTAGGCGCTAAAGAAGACCACAAGTCTTGTTCTATTGGGCAAAGCATCTCCCCCAAAGATAGTAGTACATGATATATTGTTCTAATGTAAAATCCTTTGTTGGCCTAAATCTCATTTACCttgtatcttcaagatctattaGTTGAATACTATCCGAATGCTTTAGTAAATGTATGAAATAATGTTTTGCTCGCTGTAAGGTAAAAAGTCCTGTACAAATTTGATAATCTCATTTTCATGTGTTGAAAATAGGGTAGACAAGTTTTATCCTCATGAAACTTATTTTATCTCACGAAGCTTTTCATCATGTCTTTCTTTAGGTTAGTATCGGTTTATTTAATGTCACGAAACTAAACCTCCACTAAAATTGGCCTTACTATCTAGTGTACAACATCAAGATATATAGATGAGTTCACTGAACGTATGTGCAACAAGTTTGCTTGCAATTGCTAATTGTACATTTTCAAAAGTAAATGGTTGGTACCTTTAAAAAACTTACAAAGTTTATGTTAATATGCCAATGCTAGAAAAGGGTGAAAAACATATACTAGTAACTGAAAAGATAGGTGCAGCTCTACCATTAACGTTTTATGTTTATAATCATTGTGTCGAAGGATAAATTCCAGATATACTACCACTCAAAAGTCAAGATTATACAAGCATATTCGTGTTGATCTTACATCCGAGATGCACATTCCGATCATATCATCTCGTCGGCTTTGGACGCCATGGGGTTGGACATCATGGGGTACAAATGGTCTCCGTGCACCGACTGCTCGTACATCTGGCCGTCGCCCCACACCGCGTACGCGTCCTCCCCGTGGATCGCGTCGTCGCCGGCGGCCAGCTGCTCCTCGCTGAGCCGTAGCGGCACGAGCAGCCCGACGACGAGGCACACCGCGCTCGTCACGGCGACGTTGAGCGCCACGACGAAGGCGATCCCGGCCAGCTGCATGCCCACCTGCCGGAGCCCCGCGGCGGCGCGGCCGTCCTTGAGTGCGTACACGAGGCCCACGTACCGTGGGTCGTCGCCGAAGAAGAGGCGGCTGAGCCGTGGCTCCGCCAGGACCCCCGTCAGGATGCCGCCGAGGCTGCCCGCCACGCCGTGCGTGTGGAGCACGGCGAGCGTGTCGTCGACGCGCTTCAGGAACTGGCACCGCTTGTGCAGCACCATCATGGTGCACCACGGCACGCTCCCGGAGACGACGCCCATGAGCATCGCGGCCCAGCCCTGCACCAGCCCGGCGGCCGGGGTGATGCACACGAGGCCGGTGATCATGCCCTGGACGGCGCCGATGACGGAGGGGCGCCCGAACACGAAGCAGTCGAGGCAGAGCCAGACCAGGAGGCTGGTGGCCGTGCAGAAATGCGTGTTCACGACGGCGAGCGACGCGTCGATGTTGGCGGCGTACGGCGCGCCGCCGTTGAAGCCCGTCCACCCCATCCACAGCAGGCCCGCGCCGGCGAGCGTCAGGAGAATGTTGTTCGGCGGGAACGCCTCCCTGTCCTTGGCCGTCCTCGGACCCACCTGCCGGTCGATCGATATAAGCTTCTTCTGTACATCGGAACATATGCAGTCATGCATGGAATTGGAATGGAAGGCAGACAGTTACCCAGTAGGCGGCGGTGAAGCCGGCGATGCCGGAGGAAAGGTGGATGACGTATCCGCCGGCGAAGTCCATGACACCGGCCTTGAAAAGGAACCCGTTGGGGCTCCAGAGGCTGAACGCCCCGATGGTATAAGAGAAGGTGAGCCAGAGCGGGACGAAGAGCATCCACGCCCGGAAGTTGATGCGTCCGAGAAGCGAGCCGGCGACGAGGATGAGCGTGATGGCGGCGAAGACGAACTGGAAGAAGAGGAGCGTCGCGGCCGGGTAGGCGCCGGCGAAGCCCTGCTCGGTGAGGAAGGACTGGTCGAGCGCGGCGAGGTCGGGGCGGCCGACGAAGGGGAGGAGGCGGTCGCCGAACGACATGCGGAAGGCCCAGAGGCACCAGCAGACGAAGGTGGCGGCGAAGGCGTAGAGCGCCATGAAGGCCGAGTTGACGGCCCACTTCTTCTTGACGATGCTGCCGTAGAGGATGACCAGCCCCGGCACGCTCTGCAGCCCCACCAGCGTCGCCGCCGCCAGCTGCCATGCGTTGTCGCCCTTGTCAAGCCACTCCGGCGCTGCCTCCGTTGCCATCTCAGCTCGGAGGCCGGGCGATCGAGACAACGCAGTCGAGCGAGTGTGTAGTGCTCGCGCCGCGAGTCGCGTCCGCGGGGAGAAGGAGAAATCAAACAGACGCCAAGTGGAGAGCGTAGAGAGCTATATAGGAATGGAGGGGCGGAAAGGTTTGCGGGGAGGACCGGAAGACGTGCAGATTCTTCAGATACTTTGAACGATGAGATTCTGCTGTGTGGCTGGCTGGATGCTGAATCTGTCCGCGTTTTTGGGTGGTTCACTGCTGCGGAGTGCGGTGACACATATTCACCACAATTAGCGCATGATCTCTTGTTATGGGCAGGAATTTTGCATCAGGGCTGTGTGTTTTACAACGAtgtgactttttttttttgcgagactACAACGATGTGACATTGAAATCGTATGAACTGTGTAGGAGCAAAGAACCAAATGCTTGAAGCAGTCTTATACTTTGAAAAGGCAAACCCTGTTGATTAGCTTCATCCCAACTCACAAGGCTGTCCTGCGTGCAAATGGCGGAGTTTCGTATGATGATTTAGCATATATGAATTTATTTTTGGCTTCATCGAAGCCACCCAATTCGTCAACTATACTCACTTGGATTGAATCAACACGACACCACCATATGTACGTGCCATATGTAGACAACATATAAACTTCCACTGCAAAAGTTACCACGGCCGAACCAGACAGCATTCTCTATTTACAGCCGGAGAGTACGATTAGGGTTCAAACTTATGTcatgccaaaaaaaaaacgaaTTGAGAACACCAATTCCATTAGTTGAGTTTCAAATTTCTCAGTTGGAGCAACAGCTTTGGGAGAACTGGAGAAGCATAGGCATCAATAACGATCAAGAATCCACACAGATTGAGTCAATAGAATGCCACTATAACCTATAATCAATTTAACATCAACGCTAAAAGAATGGGGTTCTAAAATACCAAAAAAACTTAACTCGTCTATATACCAAAAACCTCAAAAGAATCATCGAATAGCCTGCACCCAAGGAAAAACGGACAAGATAACAGTGAAACACACAGTTACTTTCCACACTGTCCACAATCAAAGGGAAATGCTTGCACAGGGACTTCCAATAGATTTTCCTCAGGAAGAAGAGCTTCTACCAGCACAGCACGCTCAAGCAACAACAGCAGGGCCCTATTTTTCAGGGGGAAAAAACAAAGTATGTTTCAGAAGTCTGTAAAGTATATAAAACTGCAACTCAGTAAGCTTCATAAATGGAGTTCCCTAGTCCCTAGTTCAAAATATTTCCAGAGAGATGCATATCAATTGGCCTAGGAAGGGCTATGAAAGAAGCAATTTGTTCATAGAGTTATATGGCTTCTTCCTTTATCTGTGGTTATGCACCATGGATTTTAGCCAAAGGCAACAAATTGCAACCTTACAATTTGCAAATctgtctcttgtgattgtgacatAGATGTCCATGTTGCAACATGGATATCCAAAATTTCACGGTCAAACTGACAAACTGTTGTAGTAGCATTCTACATCTGGTAATTTCCACTCTGACATTATTGTTTGTTCTCAATGTCGCAATTTTATTTATAACTTATTAAGAGCCACTGACCTGGCAATGCTTTCATGACTATGATAAAGAATCAGGACCAGGTCTACTATATACATGCAAATATGCAGTTCAGCCGGTCATGTTAAGTAGAAATATCCACTAATGGAAAAGATTGTGCTATATCAGCCATGACTGTAGAAAAGGAAACGATGATGCTTAGCTACCAAAGTTGCATACACTCTGCAACCTGAAGCTATTCAGCATGCTTTTCTATAATAATATGTTTATTACTCAGTAGCAAGCAACAGTCTCAATTATTAGTTATCACTTACTTTGGCTGTTAGATTCGACACAGCTAACTGGAACTTTTCTCTGGTTCTTGAGCCAGCAACATGACCAGCCTTGGCGACCTTGCTAAAAGCACCATTCAGCCAGCTTGTTCCAGCAGACACATACCTGCAAGTTGGAGGAAATACTAGAAGAAATTAGCAATACTTTAAAGAAACGCATGGACATAAAGGTTTTAGGTCCTCAAATACGGCGAAGTATTCATTAAGGTACAGCAGATCTGTAATTAAATTCTAAGCCatatactaaaatgtatatTATTTAAGCATTAACAAAAGCGTGAATAAGAAGAGACCTGTTGGTTTTCACAGCAGAGCCTGTATCATTTAGCTTGCGCTCTGCAGCCAGCAAAGCAGCCATTGTTTTATCAGAAACCTGCAATCTTTGGTCTACTGATTTCACCTTTTCATTGACAACTGACAACCCATTGTTTATCTTCTCCGAAAGGCCAACACGCTTATCAAAGGAATTGATCCTCGCTGATGCATTAGCCCTCAACTGATGCTTCTCATCAAATGCTTTAGCCTTGTTCACAGCATCTTGTCTCATTGCTGAACCCTTTGCAATCACATTTGTCATGACATCATGGGCCTTGCTCACATAGACACGGCTATTGGGACTGGTATTGGCCTATACAGCAGGACAAGAGAACTTTTCAGTAATGACAACTGCCAGCGTAATACAATCTGTATGGAATAATATGAGATAATACACCAATGCACTTTGTATATTTTTTAGATTCACAATTTTATTCATAATAACCCTGTTAATCAATAACTGGTAAAATTTTTACCAGTGGTGGGTAACTTGCGAACATCATAAAGCATCCCAAATAGTATACATGCAGATAGGCTccagtttatttatttattttgtcatGGGGAAGGGGTTTCAGATATGCAGTCAGTATTCAGTTATAAAATTACAAGATGTTGCATTCCCTACAACCACCTTTTATAAGAGACGTTTTTGCTAATGTTTTCTCACTATGCCCCTGTCCCCTTGTTGATGGGAGGCTCATGATCTAACTACGAGGAGAAATAGAAGTAAAAAAAATGCAATGGGAAATACCTCTGAGGAGTACTCCAATTCTGCATTAGGAGCTGAACTTGTACTTGTCACCTCATGGACCATAAGTTGCTGCATGATTTTCAAAATGGATATCTCAATTAAAAATAAGAACCGATTGCATTTATGTAAAATAATTAGCTTACTAGTGTACCTGTTCAGTAACAGGGATGTATATGTAATCTTCAGCAGGGGTTATGTTCACAATTTGGTCCACAATTGTTGCTCCCTGGAAAAACAATGGTAGCatgaattgaaaaaaaaatgtaatCAGTGCTTATTTGTATGACAATACTGCAGATCCATCAAGCTATCATGTTGTGATGCAAAACAAAGAGAAGAAGACACTGTGATGTATTTCACTTAGAACACATACAAACAGGAAGAACTTTTCTCCACTGCAGCAAAGGctatttcaaatttgaattgTTACTTGTAGTTGATGCACAGATGCAGACTTGTAAGCATGCTGGCAAATATAGTAATATCTTGCATGCTTATTTCTTACAAGCATGACAGATTCACAAAGTCAAAGAATCTCAAGCTCAAGCAAAGTAAACCTATAACCCATTATGTTTCTCACATTCTGTGTCAAATTAAGCAGGCTTTAAAATAATCAATATCTTTGTTCTCTTTGCTTATTCACCAATATTCAATGGCCTTCTAGAGAATTTACTAACGACCTAAGGAGCCCCGACCATCATTTGATTGCCAGTGCATGAAGCACATGGCATATGGTCAAAGAAATTTGAACAACCATTTTTCTATCTGTtttatatatagtaaaaaagacCATTCAAGGATTCCGCATGTGCAAGGATCCTCGGATTCTGTGACAGAACTCCATTCAAAACAAGGCCAGATTGAATAACCTATTAATATGTATGGATATTTTTTCTATTCCTTTCCAGTTGATAATTTTGGCTTATTGTGGCACCTGCATGCCCCATAACCCCAAGCGTAACAGGTGCATATACCTATTTTACATAATGGCAGTCGCCCATACAACACATTCAGAATATAGAACTAGAAAACCAGGCGCGGTAAACACCAGAACGAaataaacagaaaaaatccccTCAACATGTGAGAACAATTGATGCGCAAAGCCATACCGACAGGAGAAGCGCAATTTCGAGGGCCTTGGGATCTTTGAATGTGACGTAGGCCGTCCTCCCCGACGCCACTGTGTCACTGCAACCACCAACCCGAGGCCAAAATCACAATGCAGTTCAAAATACAAGCCGAAAAGGGAAAAAACCCGACTaataaaacataaaaaaaacaAGAGGAAGAACAAATAGAGAAAGAAATCAAGAGGAACTCACAATCTGATGTCGACGTGCTCGATTTCACCGGAGAAAGAGAAGAACTCGCGCACCTCCCGCTCAGTCGCCAGATCTGAGATGTTCCGCACCCGCACCGTCCTCACCACCCTCTTCCCCATCTCCTGCAGGCGAAAGCAACCGCGGAAAACCGTCAGAATCCATCACCGACACGACCCTCTCCAATCCCCAGCATAAGCCGAGGACGACGCCTAACAAGAGAACCAATAATAACGCTCACCTCCATGGAACGGCGCCGAGAAGGAACTCAGAAGAAGCGGTCAAATGAACCAGCGCCGATTTCGGGCTGCGCGAGAGAACCCGCAGCGGGAGCCGGGGGAAGAGGAAGGCGCTGTGGCTGGGCAAGGCAGGACTCCTTGCCTCCTTGGTGCTCGGGTGATTGGCAATGGCGTGGTCCGGTTGGTTactcgtcgccgccgcgggTTGCTGCCGCTACTTTTCTTGAGCTGTTCGCTGCCTCGGTGGCTGAGGAAAATTATTAATAATAACGAAAACGAACCAACTCCTCCTTACAAATCAGCCACGTAAATTCCCCTTCCGCCCTCAGCACCAGCCCTAGTCCCGTGAAGAGGGTACAGGGGCATAATGGTAATCTCGCCGGCCTGGTCTTAATACTTGGGCGACATGCTGGCTGCTGAGTTTGCTTGGCGACGGCGCCATCTCTCCTGACCTGtaaaactatttttttattCGAAAAAAACATTTAATTATTGACATTAACTGTGCTAAGTAATGACTCTGCCGCGACTGGTCCAGCCAATCAGTGGGTAAAAGTGGGCCCATCTCATTGTGGGCCCTGTGGGGTCGGGCTGGTCTCACGCGCGTGTGGGTCTGTTGATTTGATTTGGGTGCCGCGTCACGGACGACGGTGATTAGAGCAACTCAGTAGCCCAAAACAGGCCTCTATTTTTCATTTGGGTGCTCCTTCTACTTTTGGGTGTCTAAAATTTTTGCTTCCACTTCAACAGTACCACCTAAATGAAGGCCTCCAAATTCAAATTGGCAgacaatgacatgtgggacctatTCGTCATTGGGTCAAACATTTCGCTACCGCATGGCCATAAGAAGGGGAGGCTCGACGCTCGCGATAACCATGGCTGGGGCTGCTCCCGCTCATCGAGGAGAGGCCACTCTCACCGGAAGGGATGGCGGCGAGGCCCAACGGTAGAGGTCGGAGGTGGAGGGAGGGAGCGCGGTAGTGAAAATCAGCGTTGGAGAGAGATGGGCGAAGCTGCTTTTGTTCGGCGTGAGGAGGTAATTGCCACACCACGCAGGATGGGGGCTGGGCTGTTGGGCCAACAGGAATGGGGTCTGCAGGGAAGATTTGGATGCCCACCCTAAATTGGGGGCTCTGGTAGAAGCCCTGCTGGAGTGCTGTTTTTTATCTGAGCACCTATATTTAACTATAGAGGCTTAAGTAGGGgtctgctggagttgctcttaggtgGAGGCAGTAGTGGTTAGGCCCGCTGGGCCGGCTCGGTCGGGCTCATGTGGTGCCCCCGTCGCTTTCTTGCTCCCCACGGGCCACCACGGAATGGTGCCAAAAGATTTGCACATTTATGCAGCGCCACTGTTGGCTGGTCGCAACTCCCAAGcttctattcttttttttattttatagttaCTTTTGTTTAGCTTTAGCATCCCAAGCTTCTATTCTACGGTGTACAGAAGAATTTACGAGTATTTTTTTGTTTCGAGAATTTTATACTCGTCATTTTGACCGTTGCCATAAGGTcattcacaatgcaagactctatcacagagtctaagacaattagttacatattatttatgatattttgttgatgtggcagcatatttattgaagaaagaggtagaaaaaaataagacttcaagtcttatttagactccaagtccacattgttcgaggtaataaataactttagactttatgatagagtctgcactgTGAGTGTCCTAATCCACGTAGCCACGCTACTACGAGCAAGGTATATAGTAGGGGCTATAGTATTAGTAGTTAATTTTACCTTTTGCATACTAAGTGTAGCTTAATTGTTTAGGGTTCTTTATTGTGACATCTGGATACCTAGGTCTAGGTTCGAGATAAGGGTGCTTGATTTTCGTAGTCTTATTGTAAAACTTAACAATTCTATTTTGTAAGTAGTACACGACATGTCTAAATAGGGTTGAGTCCTCTTAATATTCATCTAACGCTATTTTCCTAATGGTAGGCGAAGTGCCCAGGTAGGTGAGTGTGCTCTTAACGTTCATCTATTTTATATAAGTTTGGGGTATATAAAAATACAAACATAAAAAATAGGTTCATCACATAAAAATACAGAAATAGCCATAATACACATAGGcataaagaaaaaaagaagcatGAGAGCCAAGTGAATCGTAATATTCATGGTTCTGAAAGTgacaataaaaataataataagtgcatgtaCGCCAGTGTCTATGTCTATTGGGTTTCGAAAAAACCTAACCACCTACCAGGACCAAAGATAACAAAATTATATAGAAGATATATATGTGACGTGGAGTTGTAACATTATATACAAGATCATCTGGCCTTATCCGAAATAAAACATGTACAACTTTAATCGCTGATGGCTAAAATATCCTATGTTTTAAAAAAACATGGAATTGTTGCTATAGATTCTTCAAAAGATATTGTACGATATAACTCCTTTAAATCATTAAAGTGTTATGCTATACTATATTCTTATTATTCGACCCATATTTGAAATGAGAGGGTGTTAATTAAATTGTTACAGTTCTGCAATTAGCACATAGAAACTGAGGACCCAACTGGAAGTTAAATTCGGAAATTTAGATATCCCTTTGCTACACTTTGCCAGCAAAAAAACAACCTATATGTAATGGTATGTACGTGTCAAAACATGTACAGTACGTTGGATATGCTTTTCTACAAagcttatatttttataaaaatatatttcgcATTATTTAATTTTTGGTTCAGATGTTTTACGCTTACATATTGGAAGCGAGAGTTTCTGTACGAGTGTCTTGTCCTTGTATCTGTCACATGCATTGCTTTGCTTCTTATCAGCGTTCCAAGGGAAACAGTGTTTGCAAAGAACCTTACATTATTTATTTAATCATGTGTTAACATTCTCTTTTTAATAAACACTTAAGGCAAAGAACCTTTGTTttgcacttttttttttgagaaacatgTTCGGATTTGCCAGGTCGTCAAACAGCCACACCGAAGAGCCCAATAACCATGTACCGTCTGTAAGCAGACGAAAGCCCATGTGAGAATGCAAAACTTTCAGCCCAAAATGGAAAGGGCTAAGAGCCCACCGCTACGAGGCCCTACCCTCGTTCCTCCTTCCCAAACGCCGGCGCTGCCTGCCTGAGCTCCGTCTCCTGTCATGCCGCCGCCGCAGTAGAGCTAGCAAGCCAAGGGTAGCATGCGCCGCGGCCTGCGTCGCGGGTTGGGCATCCTCCTCGTCCCGCTCCCGCACGTACCCAGCCGCCCGCAACCGACCTCTCTCGCggctctccttctccttccccgCCGCCTCGATGGCTTCTCCCGCCACTCCTTCTGCAGCTTCCCCGGCGGGGGGCGCGCCGTCGAGCAGTTCTCAGACGACGAGTACGACCACGAGTACGAGGACCTCCGGGTTTGTGCTACATCCAGCTCCGCAGGCGCACGGCTGATACCTCTGTGTGACCTGCAGCGGAATTCTTTTGTTTTCCTTGTCTGTTCACCGCCTCGGAATGATTTCTTACTACACGTGCAGCCGTCGTCATCGGTGGCGAACATCGACGAGTGGAGGTGGAAGCTGAGCATGCTCCAGCGCAACGCGGAGGAGCAGGAGATCATCTCCAGGGACCGGAGGGACCGCCGGGATT contains:
- the LOC8086248 gene encoding putative ammonium transporter 4 member 1, with the protein product MATEAAPEWLDKGDNAWQLAAATLVGLQSVPGLVILYGSIVKKKWAVNSAFMALYAFAATFVCWCLWAFRMSFGDRLLPFVGRPDLAALDQSFLTEQGFAGAYPAATLLFFQFVFAAITLILVAGSLLGRINFRAWMLFVPLWLTFSYTIGAFSLWSPNGFLFKAGVMDFAGGYVIHLSSGIAGFTAAYWVGPRTAKDREAFPPNNILLTLAGAGLLWMGWTGFNGGAPYAANIDASLAVVNTHFCTATSLLVWLCLDCFVFGRPSVIGAVQGMITGLVCITPAAGLVQGWAAMLMGVVSGSVPWCTMMVLHKRCQFLKRVDDTLAVLHTHGVAGSLGGILTGVLAEPRLSRLFFGDDPRYVGLVYALKDGRAAAGLRQVGMQLAGIAFVVALNVAVTSAVCLVVGLLVPLRLSEEQLAAGDDAIHGEDAYAVWGDGQMYEQSVHGDHLYPMMSNPMASKADEMI
- the LOC8086249 gene encoding binding partner of ACD11 1 translates to MEEMGKRVVRTVRVRNISDLATEREVREFFSFSGEIEHVDIRFDTVASGRTAYVTFKDPKALEIALLLSGATIVDQIVNITPAEDYIYIPVTEQQLMVHEVTSTSSAPNAELEYSSEANTSPNSRVYVSKAHDVMTNVIAKGSAMRQDAVNKAKAFDEKHQLRANASARINSFDKRVGLSEKINNGLSVVNEKVKSVDQRLQVSDKTMAALLAAERKLNDTGSAVKTNRYVSAGTSWLNGAFSKVAKAGHVAGSRTREKFQLAVSNLTAKGPAVVA